A window of the Fusobacterium sp. JB019 genome harbors these coding sequences:
- the rpsT gene encoding 30S ribosomal protein S20, which produces MANNKSAKKRVILNERNRVRNQAVKTRVKSTTKKVLASIEDGNKEVALQVLSAAYKEFDKAVSKGVFKKNTISRKKARLAARVNAL; this is translated from the coding sequence TTGGCAAACAATAAATCAGCTAAAAAGAGAGTAATTTTAAATGAAAGAAACAGAGTTAGAAATCAAGCAGTAAAAACTAGAGTAAAATCTACAACTAAAAAGGTACTAGCTTCTATTGAAGATGGTAATAAAGAAGTAGCTTTACAAGTTTTATCTGCAGCTTATAAAGAGTTCGATAAAGCAGTTTCTAAAGGTGTTTTCAAGAAAAATACTATATCTAGAAAAAAAGCTAGACTAGCTGCTAGAGTTAACGCTTTATAA